Proteins from a genomic interval of Neisseria arctica:
- the hda gene encoding DnaA regulatory inactivator Hda: MNQLIFDFSADAYPAFDKFLGTANAELVHVLQQQHGQFIYVWGQPGSGKSHLLQAWIVQALAAGYRAAYIDAAGMPLTEEAFDADYLAIDQADKLGDEEQALLFSIFNRFRNSGKGFLLLSADAPPQRLMIREDLRTRMGYCLVYEVKPLTDEEKINALMSMAAARQITVEPEIFEYLLNHWRRDMDSLMQMLDTLDSYAVTLGKRITLPLLRQLLKQQEAE, from the coding sequence GTGAACCAGCTGATTTTTGATTTTTCCGCCGATGCTTATCCGGCATTTGATAAGTTTTTGGGTACCGCCAATGCAGAGCTTGTGCATGTGCTGCAACAGCAGCACGGCCAGTTTATTTATGTTTGGGGTCAGCCGGGGTCGGGGAAAAGCCATTTGTTGCAGGCATGGATAGTACAGGCTTTGGCGGCAGGTTACCGTGCCGCTTATATTGATGCGGCCGGTATGCCGCTTACCGAAGAAGCATTTGATGCCGATTATCTCGCCATCGACCAAGCGGATAAGCTCGGTGATGAAGAGCAGGCTTTATTATTCAGCATATTCAACCGATTCCGTAACAGCGGTAAGGGCTTCTTGCTGCTTTCCGCAGATGCGCCGCCGCAACGGCTGATGATTCGGGAAGACTTACGCACACGCATGGGTTATTGCTTGGTATATGAAGTCAAACCGTTGACTGATGAGGAAAAAATCAATGCTTTGATGAGCATGGCGGCGGCGCGTCAGATTACCGTGGAGCCTGAAATTTTCGAATACCTGCTGAACCATTGGCGCCGAGATATGGACAGTCTAATGCAGATGCTTGATACGCTCGACAGCTACGCGGTTACATTGGGTAAACGTATTACTCTGCCGTTGTTGCGCCAACTTTTAAAACAACAGGAAGCCGAATGA
- a CDS encoding DUF799 domain-containing protein, producing MRICAAALAAALLAGCASQAVPHDYSAFKASNPRSILVLPPVNESPDVNAVNGFLSQTTLPLAEAGYYVFPVAVVQQTFRQNGLDHSADIHAVQLSKLHEIFGADAVLYLKVKQYGTSYKVLVSDTRVTADAILVDARSGQELWRGEATASSTENQSQQGLLVMLVQAAVQQIASNIGDKSYEIAGMTAQRLLNAGGSKGILYGPRSPFHWNQKQEK from the coding sequence TTGCGTATATGTGCAGCGGCTTTAGCTGCAGCTTTATTGGCGGGCTGTGCGAGCCAAGCCGTGCCTCATGACTATAGTGCCTTTAAAGCCAGTAATCCGCGTTCTATTTTAGTATTGCCGCCGGTAAACGAATCGCCCGATGTTAATGCGGTGAACGGCTTTTTGTCGCAAACCACTTTACCTTTAGCCGAAGCTGGCTATTATGTGTTTCCCGTGGCGGTAGTGCAGCAAACTTTCCGACAAAACGGTTTGGATCATTCTGCGGATATTCACGCTGTTCAGCTCAGTAAGTTGCATGAAATTTTCGGAGCGGATGCAGTGCTTTATCTTAAGGTGAAACAATACGGTACCAGCTATAAAGTATTGGTAAGCGATACCCGTGTAACTGCTGATGCAATATTGGTCGATGCTCGCAGCGGCCAAGAGTTGTGGCGCGGAGAGGCAACTGCTTCCAGTACGGAAAATCAGAGTCAGCAAGGATTACTGGTTATGTTGGTACAGGCAGCAGTTCAGCAGATTGCCAGCAATATTGGTGATAAAAGCTATGAAATCGCCGGAATGACCGCACAGCGTTTACTCAATGCAGGCGGCTCGAAAGGTATTTTATATGGACCGCGCTCGCCTTTTCATTGGAATCAGAAGCAAGAGAAGTAA
- a CDS encoding DedA family protein — translation MISTIIDFILHIDQHLAALSAEYGLWIYAILFLIIFCETGLVVTPFLPGDSLLFAAGGIAAVGGMNIHVMVLLLLIAAIVGDAVNFMIGKYFGAKLFANPDSKIFRRSYLEKTHRFYEKHGGKTIIIARFVPIVRTFAPFVAGMSDMHYGRFLHYNVIGAVLWVASFSYAGYFFANLPIVKNNLSLVLAAIIVISILPGIIEIIRARRSGQTNE, via the coding sequence GTGATCAGTACCATTATTGATTTTATTCTCCATATCGACCAACATCTGGCTGCATTGTCGGCAGAGTACGGGCTATGGATTTATGCCATTTTGTTTTTAATTATTTTCTGTGAAACCGGCTTGGTGGTTACTCCTTTCCTGCCCGGAGATTCATTATTGTTTGCGGCAGGCGGTATTGCTGCTGTGGGCGGTATGAACATTCATGTGATGGTACTGCTGCTGCTGATTGCCGCTATTGTAGGCGATGCGGTTAATTTCATGATCGGCAAGTATTTCGGCGCCAAATTGTTTGCCAATCCCGATTCCAAAATTTTCCGCCGCAGTTATCTGGAAAAAACCCACCGTTTTTATGAAAAACACGGCGGCAAGACTATCATTATCGCCCGATTCGTACCGATTGTACGCACATTCGCCCCCTTCGTTGCAGGCATGAGTGATATGCATTACGGCCGCTTTCTGCACTATAACGTTATCGGCGCGGTTTTATGGGTAGCCTCTTTTTCATACGCTGGGTATTTTTTCGCAAATCTACCGATCGTCAAAAACAACCTTAGTTTGGTATTGGCCGCGATCATCGTTATTTCCATATTGCCAGGCATTATCGAAATTATCCGGGCCCGTCGCTCAGGTCAAACCAACGAATAG
- a CDS encoding HAD family hydrolase → MKNLAIFDLDNTLINIDSDNTWPQYLMKKGVVDAEFVRIKNDKFYQDYKNGCLDIDEFLKFQLEPLSRFDMEELAQMHREFTQEFILPHISPMAKMLVQSHRDAGDELLVISSTNEFIITPICHLFGIENIIGTQLEVGTDGRYTGAYIGTPSLKEGKITRLNEWLAKRGESFSSYGKIYFYSDSKNDLPLLRIVSDPVAVNPDEELQKEAMANGWPVLNFM, encoded by the coding sequence ATGAAAAACCTCGCCATTTTCGATCTCGACAACACATTAATCAACATTGATTCCGATAACACCTGGCCGCAATACCTGATGAAAAAGGGCGTAGTGGATGCAGAGTTTGTGCGTATCAAAAACGATAAATTTTATCAAGACTACAAAAATGGCTGTCTCGATATAGATGAATTTTTAAAATTTCAGTTAGAGCCGTTAAGCCGCTTCGATATGGAAGAATTGGCGCAAATGCACCGTGAGTTTACACAGGAGTTTATCCTGCCGCATATTAGCCCGATGGCAAAAATGCTGGTACAAAGCCACCGCGACGCAGGCGATGAATTGTTAGTCATTTCTTCGACTAATGAATTTATCATTACCCCGATTTGCCATTTGTTCGGCATTGAAAATATTATCGGTACGCAGCTTGAAGTCGGTACGGACGGCCGCTATACCGGCGCATATATCGGTACGCCCAGTTTGAAAGAGGGTAAAATCACGCGCTTAAACGAATGGCTTGCCAAGCGCGGCGAAAGCTTCTCCAGCTACGGAAAAATCTATTTTTACAGTGATTCAAAAAATGATTTACCGCTGCTGCGTATTGTTTCTGATCCGGTAGCTGTGAATCCGGACGAGGAACTGCAAAAAGAGGCAATGGCCAACGGTTGGCCGGTTTTAAACTTCATGTAA
- the cutA gene encoding divalent-cation tolerance protein CutA: MAHFKPVIITTTAPNLDEARRIGAALLEKGLAACVQYESITSHYCWQGEAVCEDEIRITIKSARCHYKKVEKTILRLHSYECPQVLMQPVHRGFTPYLVWAKAALGL; encoded by the coding sequence GTGGCACATTTCAAACCGGTTATTATCACCACCACCGCTCCGAATCTCGATGAAGCGCGCCGGATAGGTGCGGCTTTATTGGAAAAAGGTTTGGCGGCGTGTGTTCAATATGAAAGCATCACCAGCCATTACTGTTGGCAGGGAGAAGCGGTTTGCGAAGATGAAATCCGCATTACTATTAAATCTGCCCGCTGCCATTATAAAAAGGTAGAAAAAACTATTTTGCGTTTGCACAGCTATGAGTGCCCGCAGGTTCTGATGCAGCCTGTGCATAGAGGGTTTACTCCATATCTGGTATGGGCAAAAGCGGCTTTGGGTTTATAA